AGTGTGAGTCCAACCCCCACAGTAAAAAATACACCCAGCGTTAATCTTGACGCTCCCCCAAAACCGAGTCCAACGCCACAAGCAAAAGTTCCGAATTCTCAAAAAACAAATAACGCCGAATTGGTTGATATGGAGACTATTAATAGCAACATAGTGCAAGACATCCGTTATGCTACAGAAAATAATTTCACCAAAACAAAACTCTACAAGGTGGCGCGATGCTTGCTGAGGAGGGAAGTAGCGCTAAAACTATCAAAAGTTCAAGAAGATTTGGAGAAACAGGGCTTGGGTTTGAAAGTTTATGATTGTTACAGACCGCTATCAGTACAAAAGCTTATGTGGAAAATCCCGTCAGCGCGTCCTTATGTGGCGAATCCGAGAAGGGGGTCAAAGCACAATCGCGGTGCAGCAGTAGACTTAACGCTGGTCGATCGCAATGGTCAAGAATTAGAAATGCCGACCGAATTCGATAATTTTACACCGCGAGCGCATAGGAAATACAGAGGTGCCAGCGCCCAAGCGATCGAAAATCGTGTTTTGCTGGAACAAGCGATGCAAAAACGAGGGTTTATACCTCTGTCAAAAGAATGGTGGCATTTCGATGCAGTTGGTTGGCAAAAGTACGAAATTCTCGATATACCTTTAGAATCGATTCCAAAGTAATTCGGCTTTTTGTTTGTACTTTCATAATTTGATATTTAGGGAGTAGAAGATCGTGAAAAGGTTTTCTATTTTAATAGCAGCAGTTTCTCTCTTAATTGCACAGTCAGCCAAAGCTAAACCGACTGTTGAAGCAAACAGACAATTTGCATGGGTAGAAGTGCCAGGAACTGCGATTCAGTTATCTACAGCAAATCCATATCTGACACAATTTCCGTGGTACATGAATATCAATCGGTTAGTTCGTGAGGGTGAGACTATAGTTTTTGAAGTAGCTAGTCCGGAAGCTCAATATTACCGACTTCAAGGCAATTGTACAAATCAGCAATTGCTTGTCCAGTTCCAGGGTGAATTTGAGTCGGAAAATAAGATTGTTTACCAAGCTGTCAGCGATTCTTGGCATCCGGCGACTGGTCTGCAAGAAAGGTTGTTAAACTTTGCTTGTAGCAGGAATGGGGGCGCGACACTCTCCCGTTAAGCTGGCGCGATCGATCGTATCCTATGAGACGAATTGTCGGCCCAAAATCTTGAATTTGGCGTGGGATACATCTCAGAGCTTTCCTCCTTTATCCTCCTTTGTACGGTTACAGCCCTTTTCGCCACACAGAAACCCGGTTTCTTAAAGAAACCGGGTTTCTTGGGTTTCTGGGTTACTCCTTAACCCTCTGAAATCTCTGGACGACTTACAGAAAAAGGCAGTTATGTGAAGTTTTGTAAAATTACTTGACGAGTTTATCAGAGGCTTAGTTAAATAGTTTCAGAGGGTAAGAGAGGGTTACGGAACAGCGAAAGTAAATTTCAACTACCTTCACCAACAGCAAATTTATACAGAGAGAAACTGACATGACCACCACCAACTCCATCACCAGCTCGATTAATACTGTCGCAAACTTTGGAAAAATGCTGAAAAAATCCTATATAGTGGGTATTTTGACCGCTACCACCCTGGGGATGCTTCCCCTTGCTGCATTCGCGACCCCTACTTCCGAGCCTTGCTGCCAAAACCGCAGTGGTGGCGATAACGCGGTTGTTCAAACCAACACCCAAGAAGCTAATGTTACCGGTAAGGGCAACTCGGTCAATCAAAATTCCAGTCAGTCAGCAAACATCTCGGCTAGCTCAACAAGCCCAACAAGCACAGTAAGAAGCACCCCGAAAAAGCCGGTTCGCGCTCGTCGCACTGTTGCTCGCCCAGCTCCTTGCAAAACGATTAGCGATGTCAAAATTTAGTGACGACTTGACTTAATTTTGTCAGTCTTATATATAGAGAGGAAGAAAGTACGCTGCGATCGCCCTTCCTAAGCCAAAGCGATTTCTTCCTCTTTCTGTTTACTTAGCCGCACAACAATGGTTGATAGCTAATTAATTTGTCATTAAAATCGGCATCCCAAGGAAATTTGCCTGCTTTGTCAGGCCAGAAACATTGTAAAGCAGAAAAGGTATCTTCTTCACCGTAAAACCAGATAGCAAAACGCAAGTACTCAACACACCAAGCTGATGCCACGCTTTCAAAAATAATCGAGTAGTTTTGGATAAAATCTGAGTAAGGTTGACCCGTCACTATAAGTTTGCCACCTTTCACATAACTGCCGATATCGTTAATAATGTGACCCATCGTTTGATATGGCAATCCAAACATAATAATTTCCGGATGTTGGAACGATTGCCATAAGCCGATCGAATAAGCAAAACCCGGTTTCATGTTATCCGGATCTGCCCCTACCGCCATAACGTGCCAACCAACTCGTTGCACATCTTCAACAATTTTCTTTTTTACTGGATCGTTTATTTTACGCTCTTTCATTTTTAACCACCCTTGTTTAAAGATGCACTCTTAAGTATAACTGGGGGCTAGGGGTTAGGGGTTAGGGGAAGAAGAAGCTTTGGTGTATAATAATATTTTTACTTTCGCCTACGCTATATGTTAGCGACAAATAACAAGATCGTAATCTTCGATACCACCATGCGTGACGGAGAGCTTACGCCTGGTGTAAAAATGAACCTTCAGGAAAAAATTGGCATCGCTCAACTGTTAGAGCAAATGGGCGTAGATGCGATCGAAGTCGGTTATCCTGGCAGGTATGAAAAAGATTTTGAGGAAATATTCGAGATATCGAAAGTAATTAAAACATCGACGATTTGCGGATTGGCAAGCTCAGATAGAGAGGAAATCATAACGGTTGCCCAAGCGCTTGCACCAGCAGCAAAAGCCAGAATTCACACTTACACTAATGTTAACCTGAGCAATCAATCTAGACAAAGTGAAGCGGAAGTCTTGGCAGTCATCAAAGATAGTATTTCCTTGGCGCGTAATTACTGCGATGATGTAGAATGGAGCGCTTTTGATGCCACTAGAAGCGAACTGGATTTTTTGTGTAAATCAATTGAAGTGGCGATAAACAGTGGAGCCACAACTATTAGCATCCCCGACAGTTTGGGTTTGATGTTACCCGAACAATTTGCCCAGTTTCTGGAAAATATATTTAACAAAGTTATTCATATTAACGATGCGATCGTCTCAGTTCACTGTCATGACGATCTGGGTATGGCGGTAGAAAATTCCCTTACCGCTTTAACCTGTGGAGTCAGACAAATTGAATGTGCGATTAACGGTTTGGGAGCGAGAAAAGGTAATGCGGATTTAGAAAAAATTGTGCAGGGTGTTTTAAATGATGGAGAATTTCAAATTGAAATAGACACATCTTTAATTAGCATCGCCTCAGAATTAGTCGCCCAAATCACCGGAATAGAAAAGGAAAAATAGCTAACCCCTAGCCCCTAACCCCTAACCCCTACCTATGAGTCTTTTTTGCCTAGTTCACGGAGCCTTCCAAGGCGCTTGGTCTTGGGATTTGTTAATTCCTTACTTAGAAGCGCAAGGTCACAAAACAGTAGCAATGGATTTGCCAATTGAAGACGCATCGGCAAGTTTATCGCAATTTGCAGATGTAGTAATTCAAGCGCTGCCAAAAACTGATGACGATCTTGTCCTGGTCGGTCACTCAATGGCTGGTACTGTTATTCCCCTTGTTGCAGAAGCGCGTCAAGTGCGTCAATTGGTATTTCTTAGTGCGCTTATTCCATGTCCGGGATTCAGTACAATTGACCAATTTTCCCACAATCTCGATCCCGATAGTCTCAGAGCGTTAAATTACGAACCGAAAGAGCAAAGTAAACTCGCACAATTCAATGATGAACCCGATCTATTTAATCCAGTTTCTGTTGGTAAAGATTTTTCAGATGAAGCAGTATTGATAGAACTTTTCTATCACGATTGCGAACCGGATGTCATGCGCTGGGCGCTCTCAAAAGGACGATCGCAGCGATCGATGGCATATATTTATGATGTCAATCCGCTGAATTCTTTACCAAATGTAGATTATAAATATATTGTTTGTAGGGATGACCGGATAATTTCTCCGGCATGGTCGCGCTACGCTGCACGTAAGCGATTGGGAGTTGATGCGATAGAACTGCCGGGAGGACATTGCCCGCATTTGTCTCGTCCTGCTCAGCTTGCCTCCGTATTAACTAATCCTACCTAAAACTGGTAGCCGATCGATTTATACTCA
The sequence above is a segment of the Aerosakkonema funiforme FACHB-1375 genome. Coding sequences within it:
- a CDS encoding M15 family metallopeptidase is translated as MSPTPTVKNTPSVNLDAPPKPSPTPQAKVPNSQKTNNAELVDMETINSNIVQDIRYATENNFTKTKLYKVARCLLRREVALKLSKVQEDLEKQGLGLKVYDCYRPLSVQKLMWKIPSARPYVANPRRGSKHNRGAAVDLTLVDRNGQELEMPTEFDNFTPRAHRKYRGASAQAIENRVLLEQAMQKRGFIPLSKEWWHFDAVGWQKYEILDIPLESIPK
- a CDS encoding DUF4262 domain-containing protein, whose translation is MKERKINDPVKKKIVEDVQRVGWHVMAVGADPDNMKPGFAYSIGLWQSFQHPEIIMFGLPYQTMGHIINDIGSYVKGGKLIVTGQPYSDFIQNYSIIFESVASAWCVEYLRFAIWFYGEEDTFSALQCFWPDKAGKFPWDADFNDKLISYQPLLCG
- a CDS encoding beta/alpha barrel domain-containing protein, which produces MLATNNKIVIFDTTMRDGELTPGVKMNLQEKIGIAQLLEQMGVDAIEVGYPGRYEKDFEEIFEISKVIKTSTICGLASSDREEIITVAQALAPAAKARIHTYTNVNLSNQSRQSEAEVLAVIKDSISLARNYCDDVEWSAFDATRSELDFLCKSIEVAINSGATTISIPDSLGLMLPEQFAQFLENIFNKVIHINDAIVSVHCHDDLGMAVENSLTALTCGVRQIECAINGLGARKGNADLEKIVQGVLNDGEFQIEIDTSLISIASELVAQITGIEKEK
- a CDS encoding alpha/beta fold hydrolase; translation: MSLFCLVHGAFQGAWSWDLLIPYLEAQGHKTVAMDLPIEDASASLSQFADVVIQALPKTDDDLVLVGHSMAGTVIPLVAEARQVRQLVFLSALIPCPGFSTIDQFSHNLDPDSLRALNYEPKEQSKLAQFNDEPDLFNPVSVGKDFSDEAVLIELFYHDCEPDVMRWALSKGRSQRSMAYIYDVNPLNSLPNVDYKYIVCRDDRIISPAWSRYAARKRLGVDAIELPGGHCPHLSRPAQLASVLTNPT